The Microlunatus soli genome contains the following window.
TCGCACGGATCCACGTCTCACTGAGCCATGATGCCGGGATAGCCTCGGCTTTTGTGATCTGCGAGGACTGAACGGCTCGCAGCGGATCGACGACCGGCACCGGTGGGAGGAGCGAGGCGACGACGATGCAGACGGCCTATCCGGTGCACGACATCCGACGCCTGGAAGAGGCGGCGATCGCCGCCGACCCGCGGCACGATCTGATGCAGGCCGCCGCCGGCGCGCTCGCCGCCGTCGTCGCCGGCGAACTCGTCGAACGCCGCGGAGCTGTCTACGGTGCCAGGGTCCTGCTGCTGATCGGCGGCGGCAACAACGGCGGCGACGCGCTCTTCGCCGGGGCGCTGCTGGCACGACGAGGGGTCGCGGTCCGTGCGCTGCCGGTGCTCGGTACGCCGCATCCGGCGGGACTCGCGGCATTGCGCCGGGCCGGTGGCCGGATCCTCGAACCCTTGGCGGTGGACGAGCAGGCCGAGACCGTCCCACAGGGCTGCGATCTCGCCGTCGACGGCGTCCTCGGCATTGGCGGGCGGCCCGGGCTTCCCGATCGGGTCGCCGCCGTGCTGGACCGGCTGAACGACCTGCGGGTGCCGATCGTCGCGGTCGATCTACCGTCCGGGGTCGACGCCGACACCGGTGCCGTTCCCGGCGCCGCGGTGACGGCCGCAGTCACGGTCAGCTTCGGCGCCGCCAAACCCTGCCAGCTGATCGAGCCGGCGCGCAGCCGGTGCGGTCGGGTCGTCGATGTCGATCTTGGTTTCGGCCATGACGATCGGCTGACCCGGATCAGCGCGCTGGACGAAGATGATCTTGCGCGGGATTGGCCCTACCCGGGCGTGACCAGCAGCAAGTACACCCGTGGTGTGGTCGGTATCGACGCCGGTTCGGACAGCTATCCCGGCGCGGGCATCCTGGCCGCCCACGGCGCGGTGTATGCCGGCGCCGGGATGGTGCGCTTCCACGGAGCCGAGGAATCCCGACGGGTGCTGACCGGCGCGCTGCCCAACATCGTCTACGGCGACGGCCGGGTGCAGGCGATGCTGTACGGCTCCGGCTGGGGTGATCGGCCCGACGGCGCCGACGTGATCGCGCACGGCTTGGAGACCGGCCTGCCTGCCGTGGTGGACGCCGACGGCCTGCAACGGTTGCCGGCCGGCGGACTCTCCCCGGAGTGGTTGATCACGCCGCATGCCGGTGAGCTGGCCCGACTGCTCGGCTGCGACCGGGGCGAGGTCGAGAGCGACCCGGTCGGCGCCGCACATCGTGGCGCGGACCGGACCCATGCCACCGTGCTGCTCAAGGGCGCGACCCAGGTCGTCGCCCGCCCGGGACGGCGCTCGGTGCTGATCGCCGTACCGGGGCCGGCGTGGACCGCGCAGGCAGGGTCGGGTGATGTGTTGGCCGGTATCTGCGCGACTCTGTTGGCGGCCGGTGTCCCGGCAGCCCGGGCAGGAGCGCTCGGCGCGTCACTGCAGGCGGTGACCGCCGCGGAGTTCCCCGGACCGGTGCCGCCGCATCGGCTGGCCGAACACGCGGCCACTGTCCTCGGACGACTCGGACAACGGGCCGCCGGCGCGGCCGATCGGGAAGGAAGCCGATCATGATCGACGAATCGATCTTCCCCGGTCCGGGGGC
Protein-coding sequences here:
- a CDS encoding NAD(P)H-hydrate epimerase; this translates as MQTAYPVHDIRRLEEAAIAADPRHDLMQAAAGALAAVVAGELVERRGAVYGARVLLLIGGGNNGGDALFAGALLARRGVAVRALPVLGTPHPAGLAALRRAGGRILEPLAVDEQAETVPQGCDLAVDGVLGIGGRPGLPDRVAAVLDRLNDLRVPIVAVDLPSGVDADTGAVPGAAVTAAVTVSFGAAKPCQLIEPARSRCGRVVDVDLGFGHDDRLTRISALDEDDLARDWPYPGVTSSKYTRGVVGIDAGSDSYPGAGILAAHGAVYAGAGMVRFHGAEESRRVLTGALPNIVYGDGRVQAMLYGSGWGDRPDGADVIAHGLETGLPAVVDADGLQRLPAGGLSPEWLITPHAGELARLLGCDRGEVESDPVGAAHRGADRTHATVLLKGATQVVARPGRRSVLIAVPGPAWTAQAGSGDVLAGICATLLAAGVPAARAGALGASLQAVTAAEFPGPVPPHRLAEHAATVLGRLGQRAAGAADREGSRS